The following are encoded in a window of Rosa chinensis cultivar Old Blush chromosome 4, RchiOBHm-V2, whole genome shotgun sequence genomic DNA:
- the LOC112197963 gene encoding single-stranded DNA-binding protein WHY1, chloroplastic, whose amino-acid sequence MLKLEYSLSSPVAVQNPNHSLPSKARVFSTNSFGFAPNSTSFGKRRLALKCRQSEYFEQQRLTPPTPPSTAASAAQSPSGATAVPARFYVGHSIYKGKAALTVEPKAPEFTALDSGAFKMSREGFVLLQFAPAAGVRVYDWSRKQVFSLSVTEIGSIVSLGARESCEFFHDPFKGKSEEGKVRKVLKVEPLPDGSGRFFNLSVQNKLINLEENIYIPVTRAEFAVLNSAFNYILPYLIGWHAYANSIKPEDMSRVNNATPRYGGDFEWSR is encoded by the exons ATGCTGAAGCTAGAGTACTCGCTATCTTCCCCGGTGGCGGTTCAAAACCCTAACCACTCCCTTCCGAGCAAAGCTAGGGTTTTCAGCACCAATAGCTTTGGGTTCGCCCCCAATTCGACGTCGTTTGGGAAGAGACGACTCGCCTTGAAATGTCGTCAGTCTGAGTACTTCGAGCAGCAGAGGCTCACTCCCCCAACTCCCCCGAGCACCGCTGCTTCTGCTGCTCAGAGTCCCTCCGGAG CTACTGCGGTGCCGGCTAGGTTTTATGTGGGACACTCGATATACAAAGGAAAGGCGGCGCTCACCGTAGAGCCCAAAGCTCCAGAGTTTACGGCTTTAGAT TCGGGAGCATTCAAAATGTCGAGGGAAGGCTTTGTGCTACTTCAGTTTGCTCCTGCAGCAGGTGTGCGTGTGTATGATTGGAGCAGAAAGCAG GTATTTTCGCTATCAGTGACAGAAATTGGAAGCATAGTGAGCCTTGGTGCGAGGGAGTCCTGTGAATTTTTCCATGACCCCTTTAAGGGGAAAAG TGAGGAAGGCAAGGTCAGGAAGGTGTTGAAGGTGGAACCTCTTCCAGATGGATCTGGCCGTTTCTTTAACCTAA GTGTTCAAAACAAGCTTATCAACTTGGAAGAGAACATTTATATTCCTGTCACCAGAGCAGAGTTTGCTGTTCTCAACTCTGCTTTCAAT TATATCTTGCCGTATCTTATAGGTTGGCATGCATATGCAAACTCTATAAAGCCAGAAGATATGAGCCGTGTGAATAACGCCACTCCGAGATATGGAGGAGACTTTGAATGGAGCCGGTAG